A section of the Castanea sativa cultivar Marrone di Chiusa Pesio chromosome 12, ASM4071231v1 genome encodes:
- the LOC142618614 gene encoding uncharacterized protein LOC142618614 isoform X1 → MEMEREREREGQLMREVEVKIENEAETVEAEAEAEVEAEGGLVETWRVQRFSTITTSNGSGHSVYTEQSVGDKAILIERGTREINVGVEDIISTPVVNPNPTASKDSVQEQDANASTSINIETTEHGSELRATELYFEALYNKPDKHAFYCPNCKACIDKVLLQSTEDEPRCPSCFEFLKPIGDWIFRKPATSKPGIQKVPSDVAKTTDSKIFKIPFDEPKSTPPQQGVVKYEILKSLVYGGLIELITSLGVVTSAASADATTLNIVALALANLITGVFLIGHNLQELKNDQSSVDRYQELLGQKRNFVLHASVAILSFLVFGLVPPVVYGFSFYQSDNRNLKIAVVAAAALLCITVLAIVKAYTQKPSKWSIYITTILYYLSIGIGASGISYLAGYLVRKLIEKLGWFESSVATTQPLSFEKLAWASY, encoded by the exons ATGGAAATGGAGAGGGAAAGGGAAAGGGAAGGTCAATTGATGAGGGAGGTAGAAGTGAAGATAGAAAATGAGGCCGAGACAGTAGAAGCGGAAGCCGAAGCCGAAGTAGAAGCTGAAGGGGGCTTGGTAGAAACGTGGCGTGTCCAACGTTTCAGCACCATTACCACCAGTAATGGTTCTGGCCATAGTGTGTACACGGAGCAATCAGTTGGAGATAAGGCTATCCTTATTGAAAGAG GTACGAGAGAAATTAATGTTGGAGTTGAAGATATTATTAGCACACCTGTTGTTAATCCTAATCCTACAGCTTCCAAGGACTCAGTTCAGGAGCAAGATGCAAATGCTAGTACTTCTATCAACATTGAGACAACTGAACATGGAAGTGAACTGAGAGCCACCGAACTGTATTTTGAAGCACTATACAATAAGCCGGACAAACATGCTTTCTACTGCCCAAACTGTAAAGCCTGCATCGACAAGGTACTTCTTCAGAGTACGGAAGATGAACCGAGGTGCCCATCTTGCTTCGAATTTCTCAAACCTATAG GAGACTGGATATTTCGGAAACCGGCAACCTCTAAACCAG GAATTCAGAAGGTTCCATCTGATGTAGCAAAGACAACTGATTCTA AAATTTTTAAGATCCCATTTGATGAACCAAAGTCAACTCCACCACAACAAGGTGTTGTAAAGTACGAAATCCTAAAAAGTTTAGTATATGGTGGTTTAATTGAATTGATCACAAGCTTAGGTGTTGTGACCTCTGCAGCTAGTGCTGATGCTACTACAT TGAACATTGTAGCTTTGGCATTGGCAAACCTGATAACTGGAGTTTTTCTCATTGGTCACAAT CTTCAAGAATTGAAGAATGATCAATCTTCAGTGGATCGGTATCAAGAATTGCTGGGACAGAAAAGGAATTTTGTTCTTCATGCCTCAGTCGCCATATTATCATTCCTTGTTTTTGGTTTGGTGCCTCCTGTGGTCTATGGCTTCTCATTTTATCAGAGTGACAACAGAAACCTTAAGATTGCAGTAGTTGCAGCAGCTGCCCTTTTATGCATCACAGTACTTGCCATAGTGAAAGCTTACACCCAAAAGCCATCCAAGTGGAGCATTTATATAACAACTATACTTTACTACCTTTCTATTGGGATCGGGGCCTCCGGCATTTCTTACTTGGCAGGTTACCTAGTCAGGAAACTCATTGAGAAACTAGGTTGGTTTGAGTCAAGTGTAGCTACCACTCAGCCCTTGAGTTTTGAGAAACTTGCGTGGGCATCCTACTAA
- the LOC142618614 gene encoding membrane protein of ER body 1-like isoform X2 has product MAETDQIGPKFSPRWNNGVSHSSLYIGTREINVGVEDIISTPVVNPNPTASKDSVQEQDANASTSINIETTEHGSELRATELYFEALYNKPDKHAFYCPNCKACIDKVLLQSTEDEPRCPSCFEFLKPIGDWIFRKPATSKPGIQKVPSDVAKTTDSKIFKIPFDEPKSTPPQQGVVKYEILKSLVYGGLIELITSLGVVTSAASADATTLNIVALALANLITGVFLIGHNLQELKNDQSSVDRYQELLGQKRNFVLHASVAILSFLVFGLVPPVVYGFSFYQSDNRNLKIAVVAAAALLCITVLAIVKAYTQKPSKWSIYITTILYYLSIGIGASGISYLAGYLVRKLIEKLGWFESSVATTQPLSFEKLAWASY; this is encoded by the exons ATGGCAGAGACAGACCAAATTGGTCCGAAATTTTCTCCGAGGTGGAACAATGGGGTTTCTCATTCCAGTTTATATATCG GTACGAGAGAAATTAATGTTGGAGTTGAAGATATTATTAGCACACCTGTTGTTAATCCTAATCCTACAGCTTCCAAGGACTCAGTTCAGGAGCAAGATGCAAATGCTAGTACTTCTATCAACATTGAGACAACTGAACATGGAAGTGAACTGAGAGCCACCGAACTGTATTTTGAAGCACTATACAATAAGCCGGACAAACATGCTTTCTACTGCCCAAACTGTAAAGCCTGCATCGACAAGGTACTTCTTCAGAGTACGGAAGATGAACCGAGGTGCCCATCTTGCTTCGAATTTCTCAAACCTATAG GAGACTGGATATTTCGGAAACCGGCAACCTCTAAACCAG GAATTCAGAAGGTTCCATCTGATGTAGCAAAGACAACTGATTCTA AAATTTTTAAGATCCCATTTGATGAACCAAAGTCAACTCCACCACAACAAGGTGTTGTAAAGTACGAAATCCTAAAAAGTTTAGTATATGGTGGTTTAATTGAATTGATCACAAGCTTAGGTGTTGTGACCTCTGCAGCTAGTGCTGATGCTACTACAT TGAACATTGTAGCTTTGGCATTGGCAAACCTGATAACTGGAGTTTTTCTCATTGGTCACAAT CTTCAAGAATTGAAGAATGATCAATCTTCAGTGGATCGGTATCAAGAATTGCTGGGACAGAAAAGGAATTTTGTTCTTCATGCCTCAGTCGCCATATTATCATTCCTTGTTTTTGGTTTGGTGCCTCCTGTGGTCTATGGCTTCTCATTTTATCAGAGTGACAACAGAAACCTTAAGATTGCAGTAGTTGCAGCAGCTGCCCTTTTATGCATCACAGTACTTGCCATAGTGAAAGCTTACACCCAAAAGCCATCCAAGTGGAGCATTTATATAACAACTATACTTTACTACCTTTCTATTGGGATCGGGGCCTCCGGCATTTCTTACTTGGCAGGTTACCTAGTCAGGAAACTCATTGAGAAACTAGGTTGGTTTGAGTCAAGTGTAGCTACCACTCAGCCCTTGAGTTTTGAGAAACTTGCGTGGGCATCCTACTAA